The window GCGCGCAGGTAGGCGAACAGGGGCCGCATCTGTTCGTCGGGGACCAGGGAGTGCCTTTCGCTTCCGGCCGTCGCGGCGAGTGCGACGGGTTTCGCGATGAGCAGGTCGTCGTCGAGGACATCGATGAACGACTTGAACAGGCCGCTGATCCCCGCCTTGTAGACCGGGGTGGCGGCGATCACCGCGTCGGCGGCGGCGAGCCGTTCGAACGCGGCGCGCAGGTTGTCGCTGGGGAATCCGGCCAGTGTCGCCTGACCGATATCGGCGACCAGGGCACGCAGGTCCACCGTGCCCACCGTCGCCTCGACACCGCGGGCGGTCAGTAGCTCGAGGGTTTTCTGCGCGAGCCGGTCGGCGAGCAGCCGGGTGGAGGACGGCTCGCTCACCCCGGCGCTGACGATGACGATGCTGCGTGGCGTGCTCATTGGTCCTGCTTTCCTTTCGTGCCGTCACAGGGCGGGATAGATTGCGCCCGTTGCTGATTCGCTGTCCTGGTAGGGCGAGGTGCCAGTGAGGTTGTCGCCCCGGTTGGGGTTGGGTCGCGGCTGTCGCGGCGGCTGATCGCCGTACTTGGCGCGCACCAGGCTCTGATGGGTCGGTGCGTCCGGCACTTCGGGGTCGCGGCGCGCCTCGAGTTCCTTGCGCAGGACCGGCACGACTTCTTCGGCGAGCAGGTCGATCTGCTTCAGGACGGCGGGCAGCGGCAAGCCCATACCGTCGAGGAGCCACAGCTGACGCTGGTAGTCGCCGAACTGGTCGTGGAAGCCGAGGGTCTTGTCGATGACCTCCTGCGGGCTGCCCACGCTCATCGGCGTCCCGCTCGCGATGTCCTCGAGTGGGCTGTTGAAGCCGAACGGGTTGTGCTGGAAGTACGGCCGGAATTCGGTGAAGGCGTCCTGGGAGCGCTTGGCGATGTAGGCGTGCCCGCCGAGCCCGACGATGGCCTGCTTGGCGGTGCCGTGCCCGTAGTGCTCGAACCGCTTCCGGTAGAAGTTCACCAGCGGGATGAAATGCCCGTTGGGCGCGAGAATGTTGTACCGAAGAAGCCGTTTCCGTAATACGCCGCCTGCTCGGCGATCTCCGGGGTGCGGATCGAGCCGTGCCACACGAAGGGCGGCACATCATCCAGCGGACGCGGGGTCGAGGTGAAACCCTGTAGCGGAGTACGGAATTCGCCCTCCCAGTCGAGGACGTCCTCGCGCCACAGCCGGTGCAGCAGGTTGTAGTTCTCCAGGGCCAGAT of the Nocardia sp. XZ_19_385 genome contains:
- a CDS encoding CE1759 family FMN reductase, translating into MSTPRSIVIVSAGVSEPSSTRLLADRLAQKTLELLTARGVEATVGTVDLRALVADIGQATLAGFPSDNLRAAFERLAAADAVIAATPVYKAGISGLFKSFIDVLDDDLLIAKPVALAATAGSERHSLVPDEQMRPLFAYLRALVTPTSLFATPQDWADRALSDRIARTATELAALVASGVSATIAGETWHNHRHEFATTAPRSANTSALDHVDLESDLMRLATGGHSRTTGTDRR